ATTTGATCGTTATTTCGAAAGAACCAAGTTTGGCTGGGGCTAAGAAGAAGTAATTTTAAGTTGAATAAAAAATAAGACAGTTTGCAAATGCAGACTGTCTTATTTTTTGTTGGGAAGCATCCTCAGGTAGAAACCCGGGGTTAAGATATTATCGCGCCGTTGGCGCTAAGTTAATAGTGCGTGATACTGACTTATTAATGCCGTAGGCATGACCGACATTGTAGCCCCGGGTTTTAACCCGGGGGATTTGGGACGAATGTATCGCAATAAAATGCCGTAGGCATGACCGATTAAATTGGCAAAAAACTAGTTTTATTCCCACCCACCACCAAGCGACCTATACAAATCCACCAAAGCTAAATGCTGGTCTTTTTGAACTTCTGTTAACGCCAGTTCCGCTTCCAGAACATTTTTCTGCGCTGCAATTATTTCAAGATAAGTAGCATAACCCGTCAGGAATAAATCCCGTGAAGTAACCACTGCAAGTTGCAAAACATCAACTTCCTGCTTCTTAAAATCCGAGATTTTTTTCGTGTTTTCAATTTTTTTCAAACTGGTACTCACCTCCTGAAAACCCGTCAAGATCGCCTTGTTATAAGCATAAAGCGATTCAATACTTGCGGCTTCAAAACGTTTTTGACCGGCTTTAAGGGCTTTTCTATTGAAAATTGGAGCAGCCAATCCACCTAGTGCGGAATACGCTAATGAACCGGAATTAAATAGTAAAGAACCTTTGAAAGCATTAAAACCTAATAAGCCTGTGATGTTTAGCGAAGGCAAAAAAGCCAATCTTACTGCTTGTAAATCCGCATGATTTGCTAATAATTCTAATTCCGCCTGCTGGATATCCGGACGCCTGATCAGCATTTTTGAAGGAATTCCTGCCTGGACGCGCTCAGGTAAATTTTCATTCAATCTTCCGCTTCGGGTAATTTTTTGAGGGAAACGGCCTAGTAAAAGATTCAGGTTATTTTCTGCTTCAACAATGCGTTGATTAATCTGAATTTCCAGACTTTGCGTATTCAGTAACTGAGCCGTAAATTGTCTTACACCCAATTCATTTGCTCTTCCACCTTCTTTCTGGATCTTGATATTTTCAACCGCGGATTGCTGTAATGTGATATTTTTCTGGATAATCGCAAGCTCCGAATCCATCGCTAAAAGTTCATAATACAGTCGCGCTACCTGTGCGATCAGACTTGTTACCACTAGATTCCTACCTTTTTGTGTGGCCAGAAAACGCGTGTAAGCTGCTTTTCGCTGTGTTCTTAATTTTCCCCAGATATCAACTTCCCAGGTACTTCTGAATCCTACGAAATAATCGGGCATAAACGGTGCCGGAAGTCTTCTGTCACTGTCAATATTTTCTGAAAAATTGGTGTCGTAATTTCCAACCCCATCCATCGTATAATCTCCAAACTTGCGTACACCACCAGAAATTTCTGCGTTTACGGCTGGCAACAAAGCTCCTTTTGCAAGCAAAATATTTGTTTTAGCCATCTCAATTCTTTGAATAGCCATTCTTAAATCCGGATTATTCAGTAGAGCAGTATCGATCAACGCAATCAGATTCGCATCTTTGAAAAATGATTTCCATTGCATTGAACCAATACCGGTTGAGTCTGTTTGACTTTCAAAGGCTTCCGGCGTACGTATTGAAGAGGCGTGTTGGATGGGCTGCATCACCTTACACCCGCCAAGGAAAATTAAAGTTACAGCCAGGAGGATTTGATAAGCTTTTTTATATGTTTTCATTAATTAAAATGCAGTTAGTAAAAGGTAGCAGTCATGAGTAATTCATGACTGCCAGATAATCTTTTTTCAAAATCAGTGGAGCAAAACTTCTTCCCGCTCAATTTTTGGTGCAGAAGGTTTTTTAGGAAGTGCAAGCGTAGCGAACAAGACGTAAAGCCCGGGAATAATAATTACCCCGAACAATGTTCCAATTAACATCCCGCCAGCCGCCGCCGTACCAATAGACCTGTTACCCAAAGCACCAGCGCCGGATGCAATACAAAGCGGAATTAAACCTGCTATGAAAGCAAAGGATGTCATTAAAATCGGACGTAATCTTTCTGTGGCTCCTTCCAGCGCAGCTTCAAAAACAGTTCGACCTTCTTTTTGACGAAGAATGGCATATTCAACGATCAGGATCGCGTTTTTTCCTAAAAGTCCGATAAGCATTACCAGCGAAACCTGGGCGTAAATATTGTTTTCCAAACCGAGAAGTTTCAGTGCTAAAAATGCTCCGAAAATTCCCGTTGGCAGGGAAAGAATTACGGGTAACGGAAGAAGAAAACTTTCGTATTGCGCTGCTAATAAGAGATAGACAAACAGCAGACAAATAGCGAAGATATACATTGCCTGGTCGCCCGAAAGGATTTCCTCCCGCGTCATACCTGACCATTCATACGAAAATCCTTTTGGAAGCTTTTCTTTTGCAACGCGTTCAACAGCCTTGATGGCATCTCCACTACTAAATCCAGGAGCGGCATCTCCATTGATCATTGCCGATGTAAACATGTTGTAGCGCGTCAGTAGTTCCGGTCCGTAAACCCGCTCTAATCGTATGAAAGTCGAAAAGGGAACCATTTCGCCACGATTATTTTTGACATATAATTTCAAAATGTCCTCCGGGGTTTTACGGAAACTTGGGTCAGCCTGCACCATTACCTTATACATTTGTCCAAACCGGATGAAGTTGGAAGCATATAAACTCCCGATCAAGGTTTGGAGTGTGCTCATAGCCACATCAACAGAAACTCCTTTTTTGGAAGCAATATCCGCATCCACATGGATCATATACTGTGGGAAGCTGGCATCAAAACTGCTGAATGCACTAGAGATTTCCGGTGTATCCATCAATGCCTTTACAAATTGATTCGTTATTTCGGCTGTTTTTTGCAGGTCGTCACTGCCTGTTCTGTCCTGAACACGAAGTTCAAATCCACTGGAATTACCAAATCCGGGAACAGTTGGAGGAGGGAAAAACTGTATGTTTGCATCGGTAATATGCTTTGTTTTTCGTTCCATTTCCGCGATGATATCTTCTACTGATTCTTTTCGCTGGTCCCAGGCTTTGAGGTTGATCATGGCCATACCATAAGATGAACCGGCAGATTCCGTGATCAAACTATAACCCGAAAGGGAAGATACAGACTCGACAGGTTCCAGTGACTCTGCTACTTTCTGTATTTCATCCAGTACAGCTTCCGTTCTTTCAACGGTAGCGGCAACCGGCGTTGTGACATTTACATTGATCACACCCTGATCTTCTGTTGGGATAAATCCGGTTGGTAATATGGTATTGATTCCGTATGTTCCAATGCAAAAAGCCACTAAAAGACCTATGGTTATCATTCTCCGGCTGGCGATGCGTGATAGTAATTTCCTGTATTTATTAGAAATACCATCATAGCCTTTATTAAATCCTCTGAAAAACCGGTCGAGTGGTGTGTTCTTAGAGGGCTGGCCATGGGTATTTTTAAGCATTAATGCACAAAGTGCAGGAGTGAGTGTCAATGCGTTAATTCCGGATATAACAATGGAAATTGCCAGCGTTATTGAAAATTGCCTGTAAAAAACGCCGACGGGTCCTGACATAAATGCAACCGGAACAAATACGGCCGACATGACCAGCGTGATCGCAATAATTGCTCCGCTCATTTCCTTCATTGATTCAATGGTAGCTTCTTTTGCGTCGAGATGTTTCTCAGCCATTTTTGCATGAACTGCTTCCACGACGACAATGGCATTATCCACCACAATGCCAATGGCAAGTACTAATGCAAAAAGCGTCAGTAGATTAATTGAGAATCCGAATAATTGCATAAAAGCAAAAGTTCCGACCAAAGCAACCGGTACAGCCAATGCGGGAATAAGTGTTGAACGCCAATCCTGCAAAAAGAGAAACACAATAATAATTACCAGAATAAAGGCTTCAATCAGTGTACGGACAACCTCATGAATGGAAGCATCCAGAAACCTCGAAACGTCATAGGAAACAAAGTAGTCCATTCCAGGAGGAAAGCTTGTACCTTTCAATTCAGCTACTTTGCTTTTGATATTTTTGATAACCTCCTGGGCATTGGATCCCGGCCGCTGTTTGATCATGATCGATGCCGAAGGTTTTCCGTTGGATTTGGAAGCCATGTCATATTCCAGTGTTCCAAATTCAATGTCAGCAACGTCCTTTAATTTCAACATGGAACCATCCGGATTGGAGCGCAATACAATATTTTCATATTGAACCGGCTCGAATAATTTGCCGGTGTATTTTAAAACATACTGCAAAACCTGCGTTTCGCGGCCAGAAGCTACGCCTGTTTTTCCCGGTGCAGCAACCAC
The nucleotide sequence above comes from Dyadobacter subterraneus. Encoded proteins:
- a CDS encoding TolC family protein, which gives rise to MKTYKKAYQILLAVTLIFLGGCKVMQPIQHASSIRTPEAFESQTDSTGIGSMQWKSFFKDANLIALIDTALLNNPDLRMAIQRIEMAKTNILLAKGALLPAVNAEISGGVRKFGDYTMDGVGNYDTNFSENIDSDRRLPAPFMPDYFVGFRSTWEVDIWGKLRTQRKAAYTRFLATQKGRNLVVTSLIAQVARLYYELLAMDSELAIIQKNITLQQSAVENIKIQKEGGRANELGVRQFTAQLLNTQSLEIQINQRIVEAENNLNLLLGRFPQKITRSGRLNENLPERVQAGIPSKMLIRRPDIQQAELELLANHADLQAVRLAFLPSLNITGLLGFNAFKGSLLFNSGSLAYSALGGLAAPIFNRKALKAGQKRFEAASIESLYAYNKAILTGFQEVSTSLKKIENTKKISDFKKQEVDVLQLAVVTSRDLFLTGYATYLEIIAAQKNVLEAELALTEVQKDQHLALVDLYRSLGGGWE
- a CDS encoding efflux RND transporter permease subunit; the encoded protein is MFQKFIERPVLSLVISIFIILLGILAFIGLPVSQFPDIVPPSVVVTATYTGANSEVCVDAVAVPLEKAINGVPGMTYMTSVSGNDGVTTITISFNVGVDPDLAAVNVQNRVQTVIDELPEEVIKAGVTTEKEVNSMLMYLDIMSTDTTVGEDFVYNFADINILKELKRIDGVGRAQIMGSKDYSMRVWLKPDRMNTYNVSADEVVQAIRDQNVVAAPGKTGVASGRETQVLQYVLKYTGKLFEPVQYENIVLRSNPDGSMLKLKDVADIEFGTLEYDMASKSNGKPSASIMIKQRPGSNAQEVIKNIKSKVAELKGTSFPPGMDYFVSYDVSRFLDASIHEVVRTLIEAFILVIIIVFLFLQDWRSTLIPALAVPVALVGTFAFMQLFGFSINLLTLFALVLAIGIVVDNAIVVVEAVHAKMAEKHLDAKEATIESMKEMSGAIIAITLVMSAVFVPVAFMSGPVGVFYRQFSITLAISIVISGINALTLTPALCALMLKNTHGQPSKNTPLDRFFRGFNKGYDGISNKYRKLLSRIASRRMITIGLLVAFCIGTYGINTILPTGFIPTEDQGVINVNVTTPVAATVERTEAVLDEIQKVAESLEPVESVSSLSGYSLITESAGSSYGMAMINLKAWDQRKESVEDIIAEMERKTKHITDANIQFFPPPTVPGFGNSSGFELRVQDRTGSDDLQKTAEITNQFVKALMDTPEISSAFSSFDASFPQYMIHVDADIASKKGVSVDVAMSTLQTLIGSLYASNFIRFGQMYKVMVQADPSFRKTPEDILKLYVKNNRGEMVPFSTFIRLERVYGPELLTRYNMFTSAMINGDAAPGFSSGDAIKAVERVAKEKLPKGFSYEWSGMTREEILSGDQAMYIFAICLLFVYLLLAAQYESFLLPLPVILSLPTGIFGAFLALKLLGLENNIYAQVSLVMLIGLLGKNAILIVEYAILRQKEGRTVFEAALEGATERLRPILMTSFAFIAGLIPLCIASGAGALGNRSIGTAAAGGMLIGTLFGVIIIPGLYVLFATLALPKKPSAPKIEREEVLLH